The Candidatus Nitrosocosmicus franklandus genome contains a region encoding:
- a CDS encoding NAD(+)/NADH kinase, producing the protein MRIALSGFTGKDSTMLNQVIKTLEDSHIQTQIMNSTNQELAKDVDMVIVPGGDRGILNYFHKITVQSAPVLGLYESNSTGFLAQIDVKGIDMIKDSLKSGNYEIREEERIAVIVDGKETEPVLNDVAIFSNKSAILMEHFLRINNKDIWHDNSDGVIIATPIGSTAYAMSTGGPIVLQNSHVFVIVSVNSLDNTRRPLIVSDDSFVEIVDITSSHHCEVILDGSTRVKITDKLQCHKHEFPARLVTLNNNYSATKIIEKKVKYAEDLLRMPPSAKLILKTLEYEGAMTQKDLINKTMLPERTIRLSLSHLLNRGYVKKKISLRDARQKIYELKI; encoded by the coding sequence ATGCGAATAGCTTTGTCGGGGTTTACAGGAAAGGATTCTACAATGTTGAATCAAGTCATAAAAACGCTTGAGGATTCCCATATTCAAACTCAAATAATGAACTCTACTAATCAAGAGCTTGCTAAAGACGTCGACATGGTAATAGTACCTGGCGGAGATAGAGGGATCCTAAATTACTTTCACAAAATAACTGTTCAATCTGCTCCTGTATTGGGCCTTTATGAGTCAAATTCTACAGGTTTTCTTGCACAGATTGATGTGAAAGGGATTGACATGATTAAAGACTCATTAAAATCTGGCAATTATGAAATAAGAGAGGAAGAAAGAATAGCCGTGATAGTAGATGGCAAGGAGACTGAACCAGTTTTAAATGATGTAGCCATTTTTTCAAATAAAAGTGCCATTTTAATGGAACATTTTCTCAGAATAAATAATAAGGATATTTGGCATGACAATAGTGACGGTGTCATAATTGCAACTCCTATTGGCTCTACCGCTTATGCAATGTCCACAGGAGGTCCAATTGTCTTACAAAATTCTCATGTCTTTGTTATCGTATCCGTTAACTCGCTGGATAATACTCGTCGTCCCTTAATTGTTTCTGACGACAGCTTTGTGGAAATTGTTGATATAACTTCAAGTCATCATTGTGAAGTGATTCTGGACGGAAGTACTAGAGTAAAAATCACTGACAAACTTCAATGCCACAAACATGAATTTCCAGCAAGACTGGTTACTTTAAATAATAACTATTCTGCAACAAAGATAATAGAAAAGAAGGTCAAGTATGCAGAAGATTTGCTAAGGATGCCTCCAAGTGCCAAGCTGATTTTAAAAACATTGGAATACGAAGGCGCGATGACTCAAAAAGATCTCATCAACAAGACCATGCTGCCCGAACGTACGATCAGGTTATCATTATCTCATTTATTGAATAGGGGTTATGTGAAGAAAAAAATTTCCCTTAGAGACGCGAGGCAGAAGATTTATGAATTAAAAATTTGA
- a CDS encoding PfkB family carbohydrate kinase, whose product MKLCIASHIVLDEIVDLDGKQLESLGGPVCYGSLLAKTFKFDPSPATKVGTDISDKVKTLKEYGINLVDSQIDPSNPTTRFKLKSKRDGGRELFLLSRCSPIKLIDIPHSDGLVVSPVIGEISADTLSEIVKSEKNRFVMVDPQGFLRNASEDGSVTNKKHLDLDLKGVTAIKADEDELSALTGGLASLEGMKMLKKKYGIEHIISTSKTDIIFLNKNIVYSIKIKKIDSPDHTGLGDILATSFTCAYLKEKDPLWAISFGAGSVISALQSKKRGIEKIPSSLKLIEKNSTYIYNTIKFKVID is encoded by the coding sequence ATGAAATTATGCATTGCTTCCCATATTGTATTAGATGAAATAGTTGATCTGGATGGGAAGCAGTTAGAAAGTCTTGGCGGTCCAGTATGTTATGGATCTTTATTGGCAAAAACGTTCAAATTTGATCCTAGTCCTGCAACCAAGGTAGGAACAGATATTTCAGATAAAGTCAAGACTTTAAAAGAATATGGTATCAATTTGGTAGATAGTCAGATCGATCCCTCGAACCCCACCACTAGATTTAAGTTAAAATCAAAAAGAGATGGCGGAAGAGAATTATTTCTTTTGTCTAGATGCTCACCAATCAAGTTAATTGATATTCCTCACAGTGACGGATTAGTAGTTAGTCCAGTTATTGGCGAAATATCTGCTGATACCTTATCAGAGATTGTTAAATCTGAAAAGAATAGGTTTGTTATGGTTGATCCCCAAGGTTTTTTACGAAATGCAAGTGAAGACGGCTCAGTTACCAACAAAAAGCATCTGGATTTAGATCTGAAAGGAGTTACAGCCATCAAAGCAGATGAAGATGAGCTTTCTGCTTTAACAGGTGGACTGGCATCCTTAGAAGGAATGAAAATGTTGAAAAAAAAGTATGGGATAGAACACATTATATCTACTTCTAAAACGGATATCATTTTTTTAAATAAAAACATCGTTTATTCAATTAAAATTAAGAAAATAGATAGTCCGGACCATACTGGCTTGGGCGATATATTAGCCACATCTTTTACATGTGCATATCTGAAGGAAAAGGATCCCTTATGGGCAATAAGTTTCGGGGCAGGTTCTGTGATATCGGCCCTTCAATCTAAAAAGCGGGGCATAGAAAAGATTCCATCTAGTCTTAAATTAATAGAAAAAAATTCTACTTATATTTATAATACAATTAAATTCAAAGTCATTGACTAA
- a CDS encoding 30S ribosomal protein S26e: MPKKRTSRGRTKGGKGSSGTVHCSQCGAMVPRDKAKKITGRITLVEPQLAKELKSQGAYIAPATDVKFYCVSCAVHRGIVKVRSENDRRTSGRLG, from the coding sequence ATGCCTAAGAAAAGAACCAGCAGGGGTAGAACAAAGGGTGGAAAAGGTAGTTCAGGGACAGTACATTGTAGCCAATGTGGTGCAATGGTACCCAGAGACAAGGCAAAAAAAATAACCGGTAGGATAACTCTTGTGGAACCCCAGTTAGCAAAAGAATTGAAATCACAAGGTGCTTATATTGCACCCGCAACAGATGTGAAATTTTATTGTGTGTCTTGTGCAGTACACAGAGGTATAGTTAAAGTTAGATCAGAGAACGATAGAAGAACTTCAGGAAGATTAGGGTAA
- a CDS encoding CDP-alcohol phosphatidyltransferase family protein, which translates to MLNNLRNKFDPMFEKVGRGFASLGFGPSFWTWIGLILSIISAIMFSLHSPAIGVDWYTATFLGAIFLIIAGFFDAVDGAVARVTKRSTPLGGYLDSVIDKVSEIIVFVGIMIGSFTNPVLVLVGLGLSLLVSYTRARGDGLGIDLKGKGIAERAERILIIAILGFIPFADNISVAIWIISILSAITVLERLKVVSAKLGMPLFSAQTFREIFQRNPEYEGVADGTKISRLNEPPTSLSKLTKNVNDYLDKPTSKKTESTSTTSTSTTTTTSRPAETTKQDTKPSTTTRPRADYLDKTDPNETGRNVAQIVFSQDKEEDEIYKRFLESSKQKTSTSTSSSNQSSSADQQDTTKKPDEKSTTTTSTTTTTTTTTEKDPADQQDTTKKPDEKSTTTTETK; encoded by the coding sequence GTGCTTAACAATTTAAGAAATAAATTTGATCCTATGTTTGAAAAAGTTGGTAGAGGATTTGCTAGCTTGGGCTTTGGACCGAGCTTTTGGACATGGATAGGCTTAATTCTTTCAATCATTTCAGCTATTATGTTTTCCCTGCATTCACCTGCTATCGGGGTGGATTGGTACACTGCTACGTTTCTAGGTGCCATATTTTTAATCATTGCAGGATTCTTTGATGCAGTAGACGGAGCTGTCGCCCGGGTTACTAAGCGTTCTACACCGCTTGGAGGATATTTAGATTCAGTTATTGACAAGGTATCTGAAATTATTGTTTTTGTAGGTATAATGATAGGTAGTTTTACAAACCCAGTGCTTGTTTTGGTCGGGTTAGGATTATCTTTGTTAGTAAGCTATACCAGAGCAAGGGGAGATGGACTGGGCATAGATCTGAAAGGGAAGGGGATTGCCGAAAGAGCAGAAAGAATTCTTATAATTGCTATCCTTGGCTTTATCCCGTTTGCAGACAACATATCCGTAGCAATATGGATAATCTCAATTCTATCTGCAATCACAGTATTAGAAAGGCTGAAGGTCGTATCTGCAAAGCTTGGCATGCCTCTCTTTTCTGCACAAACATTTAGGGAAATATTCCAAAGAAATCCAGAATACGAGGGTGTTGCCGATGGAACCAAGATATCTAGATTGAACGAACCACCTACTTCATTATCTAAACTTACAAAAAATGTTAATGACTACCTTGACAAACCTACCAGCAAAAAGACAGAATCCACTAGCACAACTTCGACTAGTACAACAACTACTACCTCTAGGCCCGCTGAAACGACAAAACAAGATACAAAGCCCTCTACTACAACAAGGCCAAGGGCAGATTATTTGGACAAAACTGATCCTAACGAAACAGGAAGAAATGTAGCTCAAATTGTATTCAGTCAGGACAAAGAAGAAGATGAAATATACAAGAGGTTTTTGGAGAGTTCAAAGCAAAAAACATCGACTTCAACTAGCTCATCAAATCAAAGTTCGTCAGCTGATCAACAAGACACAACCAAAAAGCCCGATGAAAAATCAACAACGACTACTTCAACAACAACGACTACTACAACTACTACTGAAAAAGACCCGGCTGATCAACAAGACACAACCAAAAAGCCCGATGAAAAATCAACAACGACTACAGAAACCAAGTAA
- a CDS encoding NAD(P)-binding domain-containing protein, which translates to MSNEINLKNLTFKPRRVVIIGLGQLGLPVAKYVKEHGFDTYGYDINQKAMQSAESKYGIKPATNFGDFDVLIICVSTHRPDDMFSPQVEGLMSVVEKISREAKTGALISIESTIPKGTSKRVFEKLDHRLHVVHAPHRWYALEEDIHGVNQLRIIGGVSRCCLQHGLNFYDGRLLDKEDKAVTMMPNASSSPSSSPSSSTMVDNSLSVATTLEAKSKTKTSSSITTKLNKKRSLGIPMHPVSSVEVAELTKIIENAHRYLQIAFAEELYLYCKSNGISFPELRESLNTKWNVEILEPRDGIGGHCLPKDTKMFINSSNTIKSKILQAAMEIDEDYRGYFNSADEPKVPRSRKDYEVIKALR; encoded by the coding sequence TTGTCAAACGAAATTAATCTCAAAAATTTAACGTTTAAGCCAAGGAGGGTAGTTATTATCGGCCTTGGTCAACTTGGTCTTCCAGTTGCAAAATATGTTAAAGAACATGGATTTGATACCTATGGTTACGATATTAATCAAAAAGCCATGCAGTCAGCTGAATCAAAATATGGGATAAAACCTGCTACAAACTTTGGTGACTTTGACGTACTTATTATCTGTGTTTCTACACACAGACCAGATGACATGTTCTCACCCCAAGTAGAGGGATTAATGTCAGTTGTAGAAAAGATATCAAGGGAAGCAAAGACCGGTGCACTCATATCAATTGAAAGTACAATTCCAAAAGGCACATCAAAAAGAGTATTTGAGAAATTAGATCACAGACTTCACGTAGTACATGCACCTCACAGGTGGTATGCATTAGAAGAAGACATTCACGGTGTCAATCAGCTGCGAATAATAGGTGGTGTTAGTAGATGTTGTCTGCAACATGGACTCAACTTTTATGATGGAAGACTACTCGACAAAGAAGATAAAGCAGTAACAATGATGCCAAATGCATCTTCATCACCATCCTCATCACCATCCTCCTCCACAATGGTAGACAACTCTTTGTCAGTAGCAACAACTTTGGAAGCAAAAAGCAAAACAAAAACTTCAAGCTCTATTACTACTAAATTAAACAAAAAAAGAAGCCTAGGTATACCAATGCATCCAGTATCTTCAGTTGAAGTAGCTGAATTAACAAAAATAATTGAAAACGCACATAGATACCTTCAGATAGCATTTGCAGAAGAACTGTATCTTTACTGTAAATCAAATGGCATAAGCTTTCCAGAGTTGAGGGAATCTCTTAACACCAAATGGAATGTTGAGATACTAGAACCAAGAGATGGAATAGGAGGTCACTGCCTACCCAAAGATACAAAGATGTTTATCAATTCATCAAACACAATAAAGAGCAAGATTTTACAAGCAGCAATGGAGATAGATGAAGACTACCGTGGGTACTTCAATAGCGCAGATGAACCAAAGGTTCCTCGTAGCCGAAAAGATTATGAAGTGATTAAGGCACTAAGATAA
- a CDS encoding PIG-L deacetylase family protein, translating into MSKSQNILVFGAHPDDIEIGMGGTVTKLSRLGYNVKLVIATLPNFTQNDKKEERRMEAIRSSKVMGCPEPDFLDLPPEQMTHSRKLVGIMDKYILDYRPAAVFTQWIGDSHQDHQALTRSVISGSRDTTDLYMYETTIPGGITEQAFRPQLFVDITDYIEPKKSALECFESQQARCGPIWIDAIVGRAAYRGYQLNCKYAEAFEVIRVSKW; encoded by the coding sequence ATGTCTAAATCGCAGAATATTCTGGTATTTGGAGCTCACCCTGATGACATTGAGATCGGCATGGGTGGAACTGTTACAAAACTGTCTAGACTGGGATATAACGTTAAACTGGTGATTGCAACGCTTCCTAACTTTACCCAGAACGACAAAAAAGAAGAAAGAAGGATGGAAGCCATTAGATCTTCAAAGGTGATGGGTTGTCCTGAACCTGACTTTTTGGATCTTCCTCCTGAACAAATGACTCATAGCAGGAAACTCGTTGGGATTATGGATAAATATATACTGGATTATAGACCCGCGGCTGTATTTACGCAGTGGATAGGTGATTCTCATCAAGACCACCAAGCCTTGACCAGATCTGTAATATCTGGAAGTCGAGATACAACTGACCTCTACATGTACGAAACAACCATTCCTGGCGGGATCACCGAACAAGCGTTCAGACCACAGCTATTTGTTGATATAACCGACTATATAGAACCCAAAAAATCAGCTCTCGAATGCTTTGAATCTCAACAAGCTCGATGCGGTCCAATTTGGATAGATGCTATAGTTGGAAGAGCAGCATATAGGGGATATCAACTCAATTGTAAGTATGCAGAAGCTTTTGAGGTAATCAGAGTATCTAAATGGTAA
- a CDS encoding ATP-grasp domain-containing protein, with product MKNIHTLVTSTGGIVAQGIIKSLKYHNLYKKKSDHLYKIIGTDITYESAGLYRVDRFSIIKKPSDPDYLKRMIDVCIENKVQILFIGSDIELQILSEYKDEIENKTGAKVISNQQGIVNMCRDKYLTNEFLSKNNLNGIPTCLPGDLESFLEQERYPLVVKPREGFGSKLFHVVNNRNELDFAISTIENAKWKPMIQKYLENDSKEYTTGITMDKDGKGIMSSITMRKVLKHGQTYKAFIDVFPKVTKVCNKIATFLKAFGPINIQSRIDNDDNQVKIIEINPRFSATCPMRTVAGINEPDIIVRNVLFNEKIKIDKYRHLVCMRYWNETYLDKKEMEIVKSKKSNIKKMESKIFDYF from the coding sequence ATGAAAAATATCCATACTCTAGTTACATCTACCGGAGGCATTGTAGCCCAAGGTATCATCAAATCTCTAAAATACCATAATCTTTATAAAAAAAAGAGTGATCACCTATACAAAATAATCGGGACAGATATAACCTATGAATCTGCAGGACTTTACCGCGTTGATAGGTTTTCTATAATCAAAAAACCCTCTGATCCAGATTATTTAAAAAGAATGATTGATGTGTGTATTGAAAATAAAGTTCAGATATTGTTCATAGGCTCTGATATTGAACTCCAAATCCTTTCAGAGTATAAGGATGAAATTGAGAATAAGACAGGTGCCAAGGTAATTTCAAACCAACAAGGCATTGTCAATATGTGCAGGGACAAATATTTGACAAATGAATTTTTGTCCAAGAATAATTTAAACGGTATTCCCACATGTCTACCCGGTGACTTGGAGTCATTCTTGGAGCAAGAAAGGTACCCTTTGGTAGTAAAACCACGAGAGGGCTTTGGATCTAAATTGTTTCATGTGGTCAATAACCGAAATGAGTTAGATTTTGCTATTAGTACTATAGAAAATGCAAAGTGGAAACCAATGATTCAGAAATATTTGGAAAACGACTCAAAGGAGTATACAACAGGAATTACTATGGATAAGGATGGTAAAGGAATAATGTCTTCGATAACTATGAGAAAGGTCTTGAAACATGGGCAAACATACAAAGCTTTTATTGACGTTTTTCCAAAGGTTACAAAGGTTTGTAACAAAATAGCGACTTTTTTAAAAGCATTTGGACCGATTAACATACAATCTAGAATAGATAATGATGACAATCAAGTAAAGATTATAGAAATTAATCCCCGGTTTTCAGCAACTTGTCCGATGAGAACAGTGGCCGGAATAAACGAACCCGATATCATAGTAAGAAACGTATTATTTAATGAGAAAATAAAGATTGATAAATACAGACATCTGGTATGCATGAGATACTGGAATGAAACTTATCTTGATAAAAAAGAAATGGAAATTGTAAAGTCAAAGAAATCTAATATAAAAAAAATGGAATCAAAAATTTTTGATTATTTTTGA